The Oncorhynchus tshawytscha isolate Ot180627B linkage group LG05, Otsh_v2.0, whole genome shotgun sequence genome includes a window with the following:
- the LOC121846528 gene encoding cystinosin-like, whose protein sequence is MADKNCLLFLFITLCTAITCDGSVSLSAPATVNLEEKSLANITITPSSPQNVSTLIIFNFTDSSANVTSILQLPQQVELPANATSSTFEVHAEHVGQVTAYLYSNNTGIASHKTRIRFLVIRSNTVDIITQVIGWIYFLAWSISFYPQVYENWRRKSVVGLNFDFLALNLTGFIAYSVFNVGLFWVPYMKEEFLKINPNGVNPVDANDVFFSLHAVVLTLVYVSQCAIYERGGQMVSKIAIGLLVIGWTFALVTLFVAVASKITWLEYLYYFSYIKLGVTLVKYIPQVYMNYQRQSTEGWSIGNVLLDFTGGSFSLIQMFLQSYNNDEWKLIFGDPTKAGLGLFSIFFDVVFIIQHYCLYRHKTHYELVVDQE, encoded by the exons ATGGCAGATAAGAACTGTCTGTTATTCTTGTTCATAACACTCTGTACGGCCATTACATGTG ATGGGAGTGTATCCCTATCTGCTCCAGCCACTGTAAATCTGGAGGAGAAAAGTTTAGCCAATATCACCATAACGCCTAG CTCTCCTCAGAATGTCTCAACACTCATTATTTTTAACTTCACCGACTCCTCTGCAAATGTTACCTCAATACTTCAACTGCCTCAACAG GTAGAGTTGCCTGCAAACGCCACATCAAGCACTTTTGAGGTTCATGCAGAACATGTGGGTCAGGTGACAGCCTATTTATACAGCAACAACACTGGCATTGCAAG CCATAAGACCCGAATCCGTTTCTTGGTTATTAGAAGCAACACTGTTGATATCATTACCCAAGTAATTGGTTGGATTTACTTCCTAGCATGGTCTATATCATTCTACCCTCAAGTATATGAGAACTGGAGAAGAAAAAG TGTGGTGGGGCTGAACTTTGATTTTCTGGCACTCAACTTGACAGGATTCATTGCCTACAGTGTCTTCAATGTAGGCCTCTTCTGGGTTCCGTACATGAAG GAAGAGTTTTTGAAGATAAATCCAAATGGTGTAAACCCAGTGGATGCCAACGATGTGTTCTTCAGTCTCCATGCAGTTGTGCTGACTCTTGTATATGTCTCTCAGTGTGCCATCTATGAA AGAGGAGGGCAGATGGTGTCCAAGATTGCTATTGGCCTTCTGGTGATTGGTTGGACGTTTGCCCTGGTCACCCTCTTTGTTGCTGTGGCCAGTAAGATCACCTGGCTGGAATATCTCTACTATTTCTCTTACATCAAGCTAGGTGTCACCCTCGTCAAATACATCCCACAG GTCTACATGAACTACCAAAGACAAAGCACAGAGGGGTGGAGCATAGGCAATGTGTTGCTGGACTTCACAGGAGGCAGCTTCAGTCTCATTCAGATGTTCCTTCAGTCGTATAACAACG ATGAATGGAAGCTCATCTTTGGGGACCCCACAAAGGCAGGACTTGGCTTGTTCTCCATATTCTTTGATGTGGTGTTCATCATTCAGCATTACTGTCTGTACAGACATAAAACACATTATGAGCTTGTGGTTGACCAGGAATAG